Below is a genomic region from Sphingomonas phyllosphaerae.
ATGCTGTGCCCCTTGTGCTTCACCTCCAGCGTCTCGCGATTGTAGCGCGCGCCGTGGCAGACGTCGCAGGTGACATAGACGTCGGGGAGGAAGTGCATCTCGATCTTGAGCACGCCGTCGCCCTGGCACGCCTCGCAGCGGCCGCCCTTGACGTTGAACGAGAAACGCCCGGGCTTGTAGCCGCGCGCCTGTGACTCGGGCAGGCCCGCGAACCAGTCGCGGATCTGCGTGAACGCGCCGGTGTAGGTGGCGGGGTTGGAGCGCGGGGTGCGGCCGATCGGCGACTGGTCGATGTCGATGACCTTGTCGAGATGCTGGAGCCCGGTGATCTTGTCGTGCTTGCCCGCGAGAATGCGCGCGCCGTTGAGCGTGCGCGCCGCGGCGGCATAGAGCGTGTCGATCGTGAAGCTCGACTTGCCCGACCCCGACACGCCGGTGATGCAGGTGAAGGTGCCGAGCGGGATCGACGCGGTGACGCCGGTCAGGTTGTTGGCGGTGGCGTTGTGGACCGTGAGCTTCTTGCCGCTGCCCTTGCGGCGCTTGGCCGGGACCGCGACCTCGCGGGTGCCGTTGAGGTAATCGGCGGTGACCGAGGTCTTGCTCTTGAGCAATTGCTTGACGGTGCCCTGCGCGACGATCTGTCCGCCGTGGACGCCCGCGCCCGGCCCCATGTCGATCACGTAATCGGCCATGCGGATCGCATCCTCGTCATGCTCGACGACGATCACGGTGTTGCCGAGGTCGCGCAGCCGGCGCAGCGTGGCGAGCAGCATATCGTTGTCGCGCTGGTGCAGCCCGATCGACGGCTCGTCGAGGACGTAGAGCACGCCCGACAGCCCGCTGCCGATCTGGCTGGCGAGGCGGATGCGCTGGCTCTCGCCGCCCGACAGCGTGCCGCTGGTGCGGTCGAGGTTGAGATAGTCGAGCCCGACGTTGTTGAGGAAGCCGAGCCGCTCGATGATCTCCTTCAGGATGCGCTCGGCGATCGCGCGCTGCTGATCGCCGAGATGGTTGGGCAGATCGGTGAAGAAGGCGAGCGCGTCGACCACGCTCATGCGGGTGGCGTGGCTGATGTCCTCGCCGGCGATCTTGACCGCCAGCGCCTCGGGCTTGAGCCGCGCGCCCTTGCAGACCTCGCACGGCTGGCTCGACTGGTATTTGGACAGCTCCTCCTTCATCCACGCGCTCTCGGTCTGGAGCAGGCGGCGGTTGAGGTTGCCGATCACGCCCTCGAACGGCTTCTTGACGTCGTAGCTCTTCTTGCCGTCGATGAAGGTCAGCGTCACCGCCTTGCCCTCGGTGCCGAAGAGGATCTTGTCGGCAATCTCGGGGTGCAGCTCGCTCCACGGCGTGTCGAGCGAGAAGCCGAACTCGCGCGCGAGGCTGGCCATCACCTGCATGTAGTATGGCGAGGGCGGGTTGGACTTGGCCCAGGGGACGACCGCGCCCTTCTTGATCGACAGTTCGTGGTTGGGGACGATCAGATCCTCGTCGAACACCAGCTTCTCGCCGAGTCCGTCGCACGCCGGGCACGCGCCCTGCGGGGCGTTGAACGAGAAGAGCCGCGGCTCGATCTCGGCGATGGTGAAGCCGCTGACCGGGCAGGCGAACTTCTCGGAAAAGACGATGCGGCCGGGCGGGGCGTGGTCGCCGAGGACGACGCTTTCGGGGGTGCGCGGCTCGACCGGGTCGGCCGGGTCGATATAGGCGAGCCCGTCGGCGAGCTTGAGCGCGGTCTCGAAACTGTCGGCGAGGCGGGTGGCGGCGTTCTCGTTGACCGCGAGGCGGTCGACCACCACTTCGATGTCGTGCTTGTACTTCTTATCGAGCGCGGGGGCCTCG
It encodes:
- the uvrA gene encoding excinuclease ABC subunit UvrA, which codes for MALTTISVRGAREHNLKDVSVDIPRDTLTVITGLSGSGKSSLAFDTIYAEGQRRYVESLSAYARQFLELMQKPDVDHIEGLSPAISIEQKTTSRNPRSTVATVTEIYDYMRLLWARVGVPYSPVTGLPIAAQTVSQMVDRVMALPEGTRLYLLAPVVRGRKGEYRKELAEWQKAGFTRVRIDGQIHEIDEAPALDKKYKHDIEVVVDRLAVNENAATRLADSFETALKLADGLAYIDPADPVEPRTPESVVLGDHAPPGRIVFSEKFACPVSGFTIAEIEPRLFSFNAPQGACPACDGLGEKLVFDEDLIVPNHELSIKKGAVVPWAKSNPPSPYYMQVMASLAREFGFSLDTPWSELHPEIADKILFGTEGKAVTLTFIDGKKSYDVKKPFEGVIGNLNRRLLQTESAWMKEELSKYQSSQPCEVCKGARLKPEALAVKIAGEDISHATRMSVVDALAFFTDLPNHLGDQQRAIAERILKEIIERLGFLNNVGLDYLNLDRTSGTLSGGESQRIRLASQIGSGLSGVLYVLDEPSIGLHQRDNDMLLATLRRLRDLGNTVIVVEHDEDAIRMADYVIDMGPGAGVHGGQIVAQGTVKQLLKSKTSVTADYLNGTREVAVPAKRRKGSGKKLTVHNATANNLTGVTASIPLGTFTCITGVSGSGKSSFTIDTLYAAAARTLNGARILAGKHDKITGLQHLDKVIDIDQSPIGRTPRSNPATYTGAFTQIRDWFAGLPESQARGYKPGRFSFNVKGGRCEACQGDGVLKIEMHFLPDVYVTCDVCHGARYNRETLEVKHKGHSIADVLDMTVEDAASFFANVPPIRDKMAMLVEVGLGYVKVGQQATTLSGGEAQRVKLAKELSRRATGNTLYILDEPTTGLHFEDVRKLLEVLHALVEQGNTVVVIEHNLDVIKTADWIVDLGPEGGVKGGEIVAAGTPEEVVKEPRSFTGRYLAPLLGKGAAQVAAE